A stretch of the Archangium violaceum genome encodes the following:
- a CDS encoding HTTM domain-containing protein produces the protein MAIEPTTPLALRERGGGEGIAPPGFPLRALRERLGESLFAPVDPASLVTYRVLFGLLMVIAVARFFAYGWIHEHYLAPKVLFPYAGLKWIRPWPGVGMYLHFARMGLGALGITLGVAYRASALTFLLTFTYAHLIDKTYYLNHYDFISLVGVLMVLLPPGAAGAMRTVPAWWLWLFRAQEGLVYFLGGVARLKSDWLLHAQPMKIWLRASTNLPVLGHLFEQPWAPHRGGDPGWPWPSSRCNSSSRCGTCSTRATCCGRRKASASRGT, from the coding sequence ATGGCGATTGAGCCCACCACTCCCCTCGCCCTCCGGGAGAGGGGCGGGGGTGAGGGTATCGCGCCCCCCGGGTTCCCCCTCCGAGCCCTCCGCGAGCGGCTCGGAGAGTCACTGTTCGCCCCGGTGGATCCGGCCTCGCTGGTGACGTACCGGGTCCTCTTCGGGCTGCTCATGGTGATCGCCGTCGCGCGCTTCTTCGCGTACGGATGGATTCACGAGCACTACCTGGCACCGAAGGTGCTCTTCCCCTACGCGGGGCTGAAGTGGATCCGCCCGTGGCCGGGCGTGGGCATGTACCTCCACTTCGCGCGGATGGGGCTGGGGGCGTTGGGCATCACGCTGGGCGTGGCGTACCGGGCGAGCGCGCTCACGTTCCTGCTCACCTTCACGTACGCGCACCTCATCGACAAGACGTACTACCTCAACCACTACGACTTCATCTCGCTGGTGGGGGTGCTGATGGTGCTGCTCCCACCAGGCGCGGCGGGCGCGATGCGCACCGTGCCCGCGTGGTGGCTGTGGCTGTTCAGGGCCCAGGAGGGCCTCGTGTATTTCTTGGGCGGCGTGGCCAGGTTGAAGAGCGACTGGCTCCTCCACGCGCAGCCGATGAAGATCTGGCTCAGGGCGAGCACGAACCTGCCGGTGCTCGGCCACCTCTTCGAGCAGCCGTGGGCGCCGCACCGTGGGGGGGACCCGGGCTGGCCCTGGCCTTCATCGCGGTGCAATTCCTCCTCCCGCTGCGGCACCTGCTCTACCCGGGCGACGTGCTGTGGACGGAGGAAGGCTTCCGCTTCTCGTGGAACGTGA
- a CDS encoding HTTM domain-containing protein has protein sequence MQFLLPLRHLLYPGDVLWTEEGFRFSWNVMLMEKDGMAGFRVSEPSTGKRWVVSMMATQPDMLLTFAHYLARDFAERGYPGVEVRVDAFASLNGRPRQRLVDPAVNLATVGPWDDIHGWVRPFREVNPP, from the coding sequence GTGCAATTCCTCCTCCCGCTGCGGCACCTGCTCTACCCGGGCGACGTGCTGTGGACGGAGGAAGGCTTCCGCTTCTCGTGGAACGTGATGCTGATGGAGAAGGACGGGATGGCCGGGTTCCGCGTCAGCGAGCCCTCCACCGGGAAGCGCTGGGTGGTGTCGATGATGGCCACGCAGCCGGACATGCTGCTGACCTTCGCGCACTACCTGGCCCGTGACTTCGCCGAGCGGGGATACCCCGGAGTCGAGGTGCGCGTGGACGCCTTCGCGAGCCTCAATGGCCGACCGCGTCAGCGATTGGTGGACCCCGCCGTGAACCTCGCGACGGTCGGGCCGTGGGACGACATCCATGGCTGGGTGCGGCCCTTCCGCGAGGTGAATCCACCCTGA
- a CDS encoding WD40/YVTN/BNR-like repeat-containing protein produces MVNSVWKPLGHRRDRDLPDKLFIGERSAFYTTSHFDEERTTLWRISPDRLRPWSSVEGKLLTMTSADGTWFGILSQPTPDRSDTRTYKLIRSRDEGRSWEERGVVPGTSSLLVVSEQEVWGLGSGTLYVSTDAGQTLTPVSLPGTRNGITEQLARGVDGTIWLLGPSGLFRISDQGRHWTHDPMQGAELQAGSGGFLVGRVGGALSLRRDVPGTQWVPITDQAHNVHELAVSGDLVRVITHARDPFKSGGDVWYHHSEDGGLTWKHVDTGLHLRIAIGGREWGAGTDILGQLYGHVPEDEK; encoded by the coding sequence ATGGTCAACAGTGTGTGGAAGCCCCTGGGGCATCGGCGCGATCGCGATCTTCCGGACAAGCTCTTCATCGGCGAGCGCTCCGCGTTCTACACGACGTCCCACTTCGACGAGGAGCGCACCACGCTCTGGCGCATCAGTCCCGACCGTCTGCGCCCCTGGTCCTCCGTCGAGGGGAAGCTCCTCACGATGACCAGTGCCGACGGCACATGGTTCGGAATCCTGTCGCAACCGACCCCGGACCGGAGTGACACGCGGACCTACAAGCTCATCCGCTCGCGTGATGAGGGGAGGAGTTGGGAGGAGCGCGGCGTGGTTCCAGGGACCTCCAGCCTGCTCGTCGTCTCGGAGCAGGAGGTGTGGGGACTTGGCTCGGGCACGCTGTACGTCAGCACGGACGCTGGCCAGACGCTCACACCCGTGTCCCTCCCGGGGACACGCAATGGCATCACGGAGCAACTCGCACGGGGAGTGGACGGGACCATATGGCTGCTCGGCCCCTCCGGACTCTTCCGCATCTCGGACCAGGGCAGGCACTGGACACACGACCCCATGCAGGGGGCCGAGCTACAGGCTGGCAGCGGTGGGTTCCTCGTGGGGCGAGTGGGAGGGGCGCTGTCCCTCCGACGCGATGTGCCAGGAACGCAGTGGGTTCCCATCACGGACCAAGCTCACAATGTGCATGAGCTCGCCGTCTCTGGAGACCTCGTCCGGGTCATCACCCACGCCAGGGACCCTTTCAAGAGTGGAGGGGATGTCTGGTACCACCACAGCGAGGACGGTGGCCTCACGTGGAAGCACGTAGATACCGGCCTGCACCTCCGTATCGCGATAGGCGGACGGGAGTGGGGGGCCGGTACCGATATCCTGGGCCAGCTCTATGGGCATGTGCCCGAGGACGAAAAGTAG
- a CDS encoding S8 family peptidase, which translates to MRAIRNVLFLGSALTLAACGGEMDMNDDGLGQSAAPLHQAAPGLRIDGSYIVKLKDGATARAVAALAGVSPRHEFSIINGFSVNLNEGQLNALRRLTDVVEYVEEDAVVQADATQTGATWGLDRIDQRALPLNGTYTYTTTASNVTAYIIDTGLQANHSQFGGRAANVYDAFGGTGADCQGHGTHVGGTVGGTTYGVAKGVKLRGVRVLDCSGSGSNTGVIAGMDWVRNNAVKPAVANMSLGGGASTAVNTAANNLANSGVFLAVAAGNNSGANACNYSPAGAAAATTVGSTASNDTRSSFSNIGSCVDIYAPGSSITSARLNGTSTTMSGTSMASPHVAGVGALYKGTYGDASSATVDSWIKTNATTLSFGKLLYKGSL; encoded by the coding sequence ATGCGCGCCATTCGTAACGTGCTGTTCCTTGGTTCCGCCCTCACGCTCGCCGCCTGCGGTGGCGAGATGGACATGAACGATGACGGACTCGGCCAGTCCGCCGCTCCGCTGCACCAGGCCGCTCCCGGCCTTCGCATCGACGGCTCGTACATCGTGAAGCTGAAGGATGGCGCCACCGCTCGCGCCGTGGCGGCCCTGGCGGGTGTCTCTCCGCGTCACGAGTTCAGCATCATCAACGGCTTTTCGGTGAACCTGAATGAGGGCCAGCTCAATGCCCTTCGCCGCCTCACCGACGTCGTCGAGTACGTCGAGGAGGACGCGGTGGTCCAGGCCGACGCGACCCAGACTGGCGCCACCTGGGGTCTCGACCGCATCGACCAGAGGGCCCTGCCGCTGAACGGGACGTATACCTATACGACCACCGCGTCGAACGTGACCGCGTACATCATCGACACGGGTCTGCAGGCGAACCACTCGCAGTTCGGTGGCCGCGCGGCGAACGTGTATGACGCGTTCGGCGGCACCGGCGCCGACTGCCAGGGTCACGGCACGCACGTGGGCGGCACGGTGGGTGGCACCACCTACGGCGTGGCCAAGGGCGTCAAGCTGCGCGGCGTGCGCGTGCTGGACTGCAGTGGCTCCGGCTCCAACACGGGCGTGATCGCCGGCATGGACTGGGTGCGCAACAACGCCGTCAAGCCCGCGGTGGCCAACATGAGCCTCGGCGGCGGCGCCTCCACCGCCGTGAACACCGCCGCGAACAACCTGGCCAACTCGGGCGTGTTCCTCGCGGTGGCCGCCGGTAACAACAGCGGCGCCAATGCCTGCAACTACTCGCCGGCCGGTGCCGCGGCCGCCACCACGGTGGGCTCCACCGCCAGCAACGACACGCGCTCGTCGTTCTCCAACATCGGCAGCTGCGTGGACATCTACGCCCCCGGCTCCAGCATCACCTCGGCCAGGCTGAACGGCACCTCCACCACCATGAGCGGCACCTCGATGGCCTCCCCGCACGTGGCCGGCGTGGGCGCGCTCTACAAGGGCACCTACGGCGACGCGTCCTCCGCCACCGTCGACTCGTGGATCAAGACCAACGCCACCACCCTGTCGTTCGGCAAGCTCCTCTACAAGGGCTCGCTGTAA
- a CDS encoding 2OG-Fe(II) oxygenase family protein, whose product MTDFIEVHDDVLSPGMCQEIIQLFDKSTHVHRGRTGGGVDLTKKDSHDLTLNLFPEYQDVLRRLLDAAFPPLKSYLRKYVYSLIGAVSMSTRHPKTGQLVTLTRENFAELGDPSFDQLVGFLYRYGELNVQKYLKGTGGYPHWHSEIYPKDASCEPLHRVLAFQFYLNDVSQGGETEFFYQEKKVQSKAGRMLIFPAGFTHTHRGNRPESNDKYIITSWVLFHRAETLYGARPTG is encoded by the coding sequence ATGACCGATTTCATCGAGGTCCACGACGACGTCCTGTCGCCTGGGATGTGCCAGGAAATCATCCAGCTGTTCGACAAGAGCACCCACGTACACCGGGGCCGTACTGGCGGTGGCGTGGACCTTACCAAGAAGGACAGTCACGACCTCACGCTCAACCTCTTCCCGGAGTACCAGGACGTGCTGCGCCGGCTCCTGGATGCGGCGTTTCCCCCGCTCAAGAGCTATCTGCGCAAGTACGTCTACAGCCTGATTGGCGCCGTCTCCATGTCGACGCGGCACCCGAAGACGGGGCAGCTGGTGACGCTCACGCGGGAGAACTTCGCCGAGTTGGGAGACCCGTCCTTCGACCAGCTCGTCGGCTTCCTCTACCGCTACGGCGAGCTCAACGTGCAGAAGTACCTGAAGGGCACGGGCGGCTACCCGCACTGGCATTCGGAGATATATCCGAAGGACGCGAGCTGCGAGCCGCTGCACCGGGTGCTCGCGTTCCAGTTCTACCTGAACGACGTGAGCCAGGGCGGCGAGACCGAGTTCTTCTACCAGGAGAAGAAGGTCCAATCGAAGGCCGGCCGGATGCTCATCTTCCCCGCCGGCTTCACCCACACCCATCGCGGCAACCGGCCGGAGTCCAACGACAAGTACATCATCACCTCGTGGGTGCTCTTCCACCGCGCGGAGACGCTGTACGGCGCGAGGCCGACCGGGTGA
- a CDS encoding FBP domain-containing protein, which yields MFLIKTEKDLLQAFRPRDREKVELPEGIKFPLFVRDYLTWVEPAGTRVFLVLPSPDNKRPMGIAFRRDAQGGGAVSHMCDWCHSYGSSNEIGLLTTDVNSKRRVGVNLCMDLRCKEKLEAAADLSGRNPRDFTQALMERMIHFAREALRIETVPAD from the coding sequence ATGTTCCTGATCAAGACAGAGAAAGACCTCCTGCAGGCGTTCCGCCCGCGGGACCGGGAGAAGGTCGAGCTCCCCGAGGGCATCAAGTTCCCGCTCTTCGTCCGCGACTACCTGACGTGGGTCGAGCCGGCCGGGACCCGGGTGTTCCTGGTGCTCCCCTCGCCGGACAACAAGCGCCCCATGGGTATCGCCTTCCGCCGCGACGCGCAGGGAGGCGGGGCGGTGTCTCATATGTGCGACTGGTGCCATTCCTATGGCTCGTCGAACGAGATCGGCCTGCTCACCACGGACGTGAACTCGAAGCGCCGGGTGGGCGTGAACCTCTGCATGGACCTGCGTTGCAAGGAGAAGCTGGAGGCGGCGGCGGACCTCTCCGGTCGCAACCCGCGGGACTTCACGCAGGCGCTGATGGAGCGCATGATCCACTTCGCGCGCGAGGCGCTCCGCATCGAGACCGTTCCGGCGGATTGA
- a CDS encoding LysR substrate-binding domain-containing protein translates to MRFDLTDLRLFLHVAEAGSITGGAARSHLALASASARIRGMEEALGIPLLERERRGVRPTPAGRTLVHHARTVLEQLERMRGELGEYAHGLKGHVRLMANTSAMTEFLPEALSAFLADHPNVNVDLEERLSYDIVRAVAEGLADVGIVSDSVELAGLETFPFRTDRLVLVTARAHPLAAHRELRFVEVLDHEFIGLATGSALQDYLSEHAARAGRRLKFRVRLRSFDAICRLVERGIGIGVVPETAARRCRKSMAILGIRLTDSWAQRQLTLCVRRFAELPVHAQQLVHRLRAPA, encoded by the coding sequence ATGCGTTTCGATCTGACGGACTTGAGACTGTTCCTCCATGTGGCCGAAGCCGGGAGCATCACGGGCGGCGCCGCGCGGAGCCATCTCGCCCTGGCCTCCGCGAGCGCTCGCATTCGTGGCATGGAGGAGGCGCTCGGCATCCCTCTTCTGGAGCGGGAGCGCCGCGGTGTCCGCCCCACTCCGGCGGGACGAACGCTGGTCCATCACGCGCGCACCGTGCTGGAGCAGCTCGAGCGGATGCGCGGCGAATTGGGTGAATACGCCCACGGTTTGAAGGGCCATGTCCGCCTCATGGCCAATACCTCCGCGATGACCGAGTTCCTGCCCGAGGCGCTGAGCGCCTTCCTGGCGGACCACCCGAATGTCAATGTCGACCTGGAGGAGCGGCTCAGCTACGACATCGTGCGGGCCGTGGCCGAGGGGCTGGCGGATGTCGGCATCGTCTCCGACTCCGTCGAGCTCGCGGGCCTGGAAACCTTTCCCTTCCGCACGGACAGGCTCGTCCTCGTCACGGCGCGAGCCCATCCCCTGGCGGCGCACCGCGAGCTCCGCTTCGTCGAGGTGCTGGACCACGAGTTCATCGGGCTGGCCACGGGAAGCGCGCTCCAGGACTACCTGTCCGAGCACGCGGCGCGGGCCGGACGCCGGTTGAAGTTCCGGGTCCGCCTGCGCAGCTTCGACGCGATCTGCCGGCTGGTCGAGCGCGGCATCGGCATTGGCGTGGTTCCCGAGACCGCTGCCCGCAGGTGCCGGAAGTCCATGGCGATCCTCGGGATTCGGTTGACGGACTCCTGGGCCCAGCGCCAGCTCACGCTCTGCGTGCGCCGGTTCGCCGAGCTGCCAGTCCATGCCCAGCAGCTGGTCCACCGGCTCCGCGCGCCAGCGTGA
- a CDS encoding sulfite exporter TauE/SafE family protein translates to MSSDLLLATASFLAGAMNAVAGGGSFITFPALVLSGVPSIAANASSTVALFPGSFASAWAYRDDFRSFEGVSVRALLPVSLAGGLAGALLLLLTPQATFDSVIPWLLLFGTLAFAFGRKAGERLRRHIRIGPALLLGGQFILAVYGGYFGGAVGLMMMAVWSLFGVNDIQAMNAAKTLLVGATNTVAVTCFIVAGEVWWAQTVLMAIAAVVGGYVGARVGRRIAPDRIRLGITALNGVMTAALFLRA, encoded by the coding sequence ATGAGCTCCGACCTGCTGCTGGCCACCGCCAGCTTCCTCGCTGGCGCCATGAACGCGGTCGCTGGCGGCGGCTCGTTCATCACCTTCCCCGCGCTCGTGCTGAGCGGCGTGCCGTCGATCGCCGCCAACGCCTCGAGCACCGTCGCGCTGTTCCCGGGGAGTTTCGCCAGCGCCTGGGCCTATCGCGACGATTTCAGGAGCTTCGAGGGAGTCTCCGTGAGGGCCCTGCTCCCGGTGAGCCTGGCCGGCGGTCTCGCTGGGGCGCTGCTGCTCCTCCTGACCCCCCAGGCCACCTTCGACTCGGTCATTCCCTGGCTTCTCCTGTTCGGCACCCTGGCCTTCGCCTTCGGGCGAAAGGCGGGCGAGAGGCTCCGGCGGCACATCCGCATCGGCCCGGCCCTCCTGCTCGGAGGGCAATTCATCCTCGCGGTCTACGGCGGCTATTTCGGCGGAGCCGTCGGACTCATGATGATGGCGGTCTGGAGCCTGTTCGGCGTCAATGACATCCAGGCGATGAACGCGGCCAAGACGCTGCTGGTCGGAGCGACGAACACCGTGGCCGTCACGTGCTTCATCGTCGCGGGAGAAGTCTGGTGGGCGCAGACGGTCCTGATGGCCATCGCCGCGGTGGTGGGAGGCTATGTCGGGGCGCGCGTCGGTCGCCGCATCGCACCCGATCGCATCCGCCTCGGCATCACGGCGCTCAACGGGGTGATGACGGCCGCGCTCTTCCTGCGAGCCTGA
- a CDS encoding anthranilate synthase component II, with translation MILVIDNYDSFTFNLVQLLYTLGAEVKVARNDEIDAEGVVASGASHLVVSPGPCTPTEAGVSMAAIRAVNVPVLGVCLGHQSIGAVFGGKVVRGPEPVHGKTASIRHEGRSIFEGMPQGFQAARYHSLVVDAATLPAELEATAWSQDGLIMGLRHRERPVVGVQFHPESVLTPEGPRLVRNFLEGRL, from the coding sequence GTGATCCTCGTCATCGACAATTACGACTCGTTCACCTTCAACCTCGTGCAGCTCCTCTACACGCTGGGGGCCGAGGTGAAGGTGGCTCGCAACGATGAGATCGACGCCGAGGGCGTGGTGGCGTCGGGGGCGTCGCACCTGGTGGTGTCGCCGGGGCCGTGCACGCCGACGGAGGCCGGGGTGAGCATGGCGGCCATCCGCGCGGTGAATGTGCCGGTGCTGGGCGTGTGCCTGGGCCACCAGTCCATCGGGGCCGTCTTCGGCGGCAAGGTGGTGCGTGGGCCGGAGCCGGTGCACGGCAAGACGGCCTCCATCCGCCACGAGGGCCGGAGCATCTTCGAGGGCATGCCGCAGGGCTTCCAGGCGGCGCGCTACCACTCGCTGGTGGTGGACGCGGCGACGCTGCCGGCCGAGCTGGAGGCGACGGCGTGGTCGCAGGACGGGCTCATCATGGGGCTGCGGCACCGTGAGCGGCCGGTGGTGGGGGTGCAATTCCATCCCGAGAGCGTCCTCACCCCCGAGGGCCCCCGGCTGGTGCGCAACTTCCTCGAGGGCCGACTGTAG
- a CDS encoding anthranilate synthase component I family protein, which yields MNAQERKAAYRQRAEKGEAVPVSVVLPADLDTPLSAYLKLGGARGFILESCHGGERFGRYSHVGTAPSGRLRLDRDGGTLWRGDNSQRLEGKPLDILRSVWREHAVAKLPGEPPFVGGLVGYLGYNCMSWFERHVPDRHSPDISFPDSEWLLCDEFVTHDSRTQTLHATAIARPSRHGSVVQALADAEARAEALAERLLRPLPVDAYVPNPPMRGEPEVSVSWDRAGYEAAVERVKEYIRAGDCMQVVLARRFEARGAPPPLSLYRSLRRINPSPYLFHIELGEARALVGASPELLVQVRDGDVVVRPIAGTRRRGTTEAEDLALEKELLADEKERAEHMMLVDLGRNDVGRVAAPGTVRVEDLMVIERYSHVMHIVSQVRGKLDAKYDALDALAYTFPAGTVSGAPKIRAMQIIDELEPTRRGPYAGAVGYLSFCGALDLAIALRTFFIDGDRTLWEAGAGLVADSVPSKEADETEAKARVLATALKQAREGGVR from the coding sequence ATGAACGCTCAGGAGCGCAAGGCGGCCTACCGCCAACGCGCGGAGAAGGGCGAGGCGGTCCCCGTCTCGGTCGTGCTCCCCGCCGACCTCGACACCCCGCTCTCCGCCTACCTCAAGCTCGGCGGCGCGCGAGGCTTCATCCTCGAGTCCTGCCATGGTGGCGAGCGGTTCGGCCGCTACAGCCACGTCGGCACCGCACCCTCCGGCCGTCTGCGGCTCGACCGCGACGGCGGCACCCTCTGGCGCGGCGACAACTCGCAGCGTCTCGAGGGCAAGCCGCTCGACATCCTGCGCTCCGTCTGGCGCGAGCATGCCGTCGCCAAGCTCCCAGGCGAGCCCCCGTTCGTCGGCGGCCTGGTGGGCTACCTCGGCTACAACTGCATGTCCTGGTTCGAGCGTCACGTGCCCGACCGGCACAGCCCGGACATCTCCTTCCCCGACTCCGAGTGGCTGCTGTGTGATGAGTTCGTCACCCACGACTCGCGCACCCAGACGCTGCACGCCACCGCCATCGCCCGGCCGTCCCGCCACGGCAGCGTCGTCCAGGCCCTCGCGGACGCCGAGGCTCGCGCCGAGGCCCTCGCCGAGCGCCTGCTGCGGCCCCTGCCCGTGGACGCCTATGTCCCGAATCCTCCCATGCGCGGCGAGCCGGAGGTCTCGGTCAGCTGGGACCGCGCCGGCTACGAGGCCGCCGTGGAGCGCGTGAAGGAGTACATCCGCGCGGGTGACTGCATGCAGGTGGTGCTCGCCCGGCGCTTCGAGGCGCGCGGTGCTCCGCCGCCCCTCTCTCTGTACCGCTCCCTGCGCCGCATCAACCCCTCGCCCTACCTCTTCCACATCGAGCTGGGCGAGGCGCGCGCGTTGGTGGGCGCTTCTCCGGAGCTGCTGGTGCAGGTGCGTGACGGAGACGTCGTGGTGCGCCCCATCGCGGGTACCCGGCGCCGTGGTACCACCGAGGCCGAGGACCTGGCGCTGGAGAAGGAGCTGCTCGCAGACGAGAAGGAGCGCGCCGAGCACATGATGCTGGTGGACCTGGGCCGCAACGACGTGGGCCGCGTGGCCGCGCCGGGCACGGTGCGCGTCGAGGACCTGATGGTCATCGAGCGCTACAGCCACGTGATGCACATCGTCTCGCAGGTGCGCGGCAAGCTCGACGCGAAGTACGACGCGCTCGATGCCCTGGCGTACACCTTCCCCGCGGGCACGGTGTCCGGGGCTCCGAAGATTCGCGCGATGCAGATCATCGACGAGCTGGAGCCCACGCGCCGTGGCCCCTACGCGGGCGCGGTGGGCTACCTGTCCTTCTGCGGCGCGCTGGACCTGGCCATCGCCCTGCGCACCTTCTTCATCGACGGGGACCGCACGCTGTGGGAGGCGGGCGCGGGGCTCGTGGCGGACTCGGTGCCCTCGAAGGAAGCGGACGAGACCGAGGCCAAGGCGAGGGTGCTCGCCACGGCCCTGAAGCAGGCGCGTGAGGGAGGTGTGCGGTGA
- a CDS encoding type 1 glutamine amidotransferase domain-containing protein, translated as MARKTLKGIRVGVLAADGFEQVELTLPVRALRKRGAQVDIISLHKGRIRGMNLMWPGKKVRVDETVHRVRPTDFDALLIPGGFVNPDMLRQSEEVLDFVREFDRHGRPIATLCHGPWVLVSAGLASGRKLASWPGIKDDLRNAGAQWMDEPAVRDERWFSSRGPQDMRHFIKGMVTLFDEHAPRNHPVEERSHWGRWLFAALLGMVAIRPIRTALLAR; from the coding sequence ATGGCGAGGAAGACGTTGAAGGGCATCCGGGTGGGCGTGCTGGCGGCGGACGGTTTCGAGCAGGTAGAGCTCACCCTCCCCGTGCGAGCGCTCCGCAAGCGGGGTGCACAGGTGGACATCATCTCCCTGCACAAGGGTCGCATTCGCGGCATGAACCTGATGTGGCCGGGCAAGAAGGTCCGCGTGGATGAGACGGTGCACCGGGTGCGGCCCACCGACTTCGACGCGCTGCTCATCCCTGGAGGCTTCGTCAATCCGGACATGCTCCGCCAGAGCGAAGAGGTGCTCGACTTCGTCCGGGAGTTCGACCGTCACGGCCGGCCCATCGCCACGCTGTGTCATGGTCCCTGGGTGCTCGTGTCCGCGGGATTGGCGAGCGGGCGCAAGCTGGCTTCGTGGCCCGGTATCAAGGACGACCTCCGCAACGCGGGAGCCCAGTGGATGGACGAGCCCGCCGTCCGTGATGAGCGGTGGTTCTCCAGCCGTGGGCCCCAGGACATGCGCCACTTCATCAAGGGCATGGTGACGCTCTTCGATGAGCACGCCCCGCGCAACCACCCGGTGGAGGAGCGCTCGCACTGGGGCCGCTGGCTGTTCGCCGCCCTGCTGGGCATGGTGGCCATCCGTCCGATCCGCACGGCGCTGCTCGCACGCTAG
- a CDS encoding RsbRD N-terminal domain-containing protein, translating to MGFAQLIEDHKQEILVRWKEMVRTLRDARRLSEESLENHVPHLIDWLVVKLRERDETDVRGSQMLSREHAFQRVGDDFDLVEVLVELSILRDVLLSLWVEEPGGVSPAEVLHLSRDLDDVVTICSTEFARQVLARHGASSQATQAMGH from the coding sequence ATGGGATTCGCCCAACTCATTGAGGACCACAAGCAGGAGATCCTGGTTCGCTGGAAGGAAATGGTGCGCACGCTCCGTGACGCGCGCCGCCTCTCCGAGGAGAGCCTGGAGAACCACGTTCCGCATTTGATCGACTGGCTCGTGGTGAAGCTCCGCGAGCGGGACGAGACCGATGTTCGCGGCAGCCAGATGCTCTCCCGGGAGCATGCCTTCCAGCGGGTCGGGGATGATTTCGATCTCGTGGAGGTGCTCGTGGAGCTCTCGATCTTGCGCGACGTGCTGCTCAGTCTGTGGGTCGAGGAGCCAGGCGGAGTCTCGCCCGCGGAGGTGCTCCACCTCAGCCGGGACCTGGATGACGTGGTGACCATCTGCTCGACGGAGTTCGCCCGGCAGGTGCTGGCCCGGCATGGCGCTTCGTCGCAGGCAACCCAGGCCATGGGCCATTGA
- a CDS encoding GreA/GreB family elongation factor, with product MSKAFTKEDAGGEDVLLPPRPRSTAGGKRYITPEGYRALQEELEALTAPSSREKEPPALGDDARARERTRRVQQLTATLEEVQVVTPEAPDEDHVYFGAWVTLEDEEGEETAYRLVGPDEADVKAGRLSVESPLARALLGKEVGESVRVERPRGAIEYTVTGVSYRPPTS from the coding sequence ATGTCGAAGGCCTTCACGAAGGAAGACGCGGGTGGAGAGGACGTCCTCCTTCCCCCGCGTCCCCGCTCGACCGCTGGAGGGAAGCGGTACATCACGCCCGAAGGCTATCGGGCCCTGCAGGAGGAGCTCGAGGCGCTCACCGCTCCCTCCTCCCGGGAGAAGGAGCCCCCTGCCCTCGGGGATGACGCGCGGGCCCGGGAGCGTACGCGCCGGGTGCAGCAGCTGACCGCCACCCTGGAGGAGGTCCAGGTGGTGACCCCCGAGGCACCGGACGAGGATCACGTCTACTTCGGTGCCTGGGTGACGCTCGAGGACGAGGAAGGCGAGGAGACGGCGTACCGCCTCGTCGGTCCGGACGAGGCGGACGTGAAGGCGGGTCGTCTCAGCGTCGAGTCTCCCCTGGCGAGGGCCCTGCTCGGCAAGGAGGTAGGCGAGTCCGTCCGGGTCGAGCGCCCGCGTGGCGCCATCGAGTACACCGTCACCGGAGTGTCCTATCGGCCGCCCACGTCCTGA
- a CDS encoding NADAR family protein, with product MSDTRRRFTFFWRQESPFSQWHPSEFVAGGARFTCAEQYMMHGKAVLFGDTEIAARMLEAKSPKEHKALGRKVRGFDGAVWERERERIVYEGNHARFTQNAGLLAALLATAGTELVEASPLDRIWGVGLSAEDPRIQDPATWRGQNLLGKVLTRLREDLLASGVMQARPARP from the coding sequence ATGAGCGACACGCGGCGCAGGTTCACCTTCTTCTGGCGGCAGGAGTCACCCTTCTCTCAATGGCACCCGTCGGAGTTCGTGGCGGGCGGTGCGCGGTTCACGTGCGCCGAGCAGTACATGATGCACGGCAAGGCGGTGCTCTTCGGAGACACGGAGATCGCGGCACGCATGCTGGAGGCGAAGAGTCCCAAGGAGCACAAGGCGCTCGGCCGCAAGGTCCGCGGCTTCGACGGCGCGGTGTGGGAGCGGGAGCGCGAGCGCATCGTCTACGAGGGCAACCACGCCAGGTTCACCCAGAACGCCGGGTTGCTCGCGGCGCTCCTGGCCACGGCGGGCACGGAGCTGGTGGAGGCCAGCCCGTTGGATCGCATCTGGGGCGTGGGCCTGTCGGCGGAGGATCCGCGCATCCAGGATCCGGCGACGTGGCGGGGCCAGAACCTGCTCGGCAAGGTCCTCACGCGACTGCGCGAGGACCTGCTCGCCTCGGGCGTGATGCAGGCCCGTCCGGCACGACCCTGA